The Synergistaceae bacterium genome contains a region encoding:
- the wecB gene encoding UDP-N-acetylglucosamine 2-epimerase (non-hydrolyzing): MKKIVCIVGTRPEAIKMAPLIRELRNDAEFLVTVLATGQHTDMLTQALSDFGLSPDENLNIMRDRQTLDHITASVLQGVGSFLDAEPQDMMLVHGDTSTTFAAALAGFYRHVPVGHVEAGLRSNNLALPFPEEANRVLTDRIASLFFAPTEGDAENLRREGIADEKIHVTGNTVIDALYWILGRNVPTSFALPEGRPVILMTAHRRESWGQPLVEICAAVTDIIRARPDVVFVIPLHKNPTVRNVIRECLKDCSENVIFTEPLGYSEFVRVMNKSAFILSDSGGVQEEASGINKPVLIMRTVSERPEAITHGTCILVGTDRETIRREALALLNAPERMSELLAKNTRPFGNGDASVKIHDAITNFFKGE; this comes from the coding sequence ATGAAGAAGATAGTATGTATTGTAGGGACAAGGCCAGAGGCGATAAAGATGGCACCGTTAATCCGTGAGCTGAGGAACGACGCAGAATTTCTCGTAACCGTTCTAGCGACGGGACAGCACACGGACATGCTGACGCAGGCACTCTCTGACTTCGGCTTGTCTCCTGACGAGAACCTGAACATAATGCGCGACCGCCAGACCCTTGACCACATAACAGCGAGCGTCTTGCAGGGAGTGGGGAGCTTCCTTGACGCAGAGCCGCAGGACATGATGCTTGTTCACGGGGACACTTCGACGACGTTTGCGGCGGCACTAGCGGGGTTCTACAGACATGTTCCGGTCGGGCACGTGGAGGCCGGGCTTCGGAGCAACAACCTCGCGCTTCCGTTCCCTGAGGAGGCTAACAGGGTACTGACGGACAGGATAGCGTCTCTGTTCTTTGCTCCGACAGAGGGTGATGCAGAGAACCTCCGCCGTGAAGGGATTGCTGATGAGAAGATACACGTTACGGGGAACACGGTAATAGATGCTCTGTACTGGATACTTGGCCGGAACGTTCCGACATCGTTTGCGTTGCCGGAAGGCCGCCCGGTTATCCTGATGACTGCACACCGCCGCGAGTCGTGGGGACAGCCTCTCGTGGAGATTTGCGCCGCCGTAACGGACATAATACGTGCACGGCCTGATGTTGTGTTCGTCATTCCCCTTCACAAGAACCCGACAGTACGCAACGTTATCCGCGAGTGCCTGAAGGATTGTTCGGAGAACGTGATATTCACCGAGCCTCTGGGCTACTCAGAGTTTGTGCGTGTGATGAACAAGAGCGCGTTCATTCTGTCGGACAGCGGAGGAGTTCAGGAGGAGGCCAGCGGGATAAACAAGCCTGTACTGATTATGCGGACAGTCTCGGAGAGGCCGGAGGCGATAACTCACGGGACGTGCATTCTTGTCGGGACGGACAGGGAGACGATAAGGCGTGAGGCACTTGCGCTCCTGAACGCCCCGGAACGCATGAGTGAGCTTCTGGCCAAGAACACGAGGCCTTTCGGGAACGGGGACGCGAGCGTGAAGATACACGATGCAATCACAAACTTCTTCAAGGGGGAATGA
- a CDS encoding undecaprenyl/decaprenyl-phosphate alpha-N-acetylglucosaminyl 1-phosphate transferase — protein MLDVKLFLFVIAGFFWGGLTAPVSIKLAGLYGILDIPDARKIHKVNTPRGAGLGIWLGYMLMSVLMADTMPALKFTATGATLIFLCGYLDDMCSLSPFLRLGLHLIASSLVILPLNLNILVSALAIVWIAGVTSAYNLIDGMNGLCISLFMASSVALFFLGRSYAGVYTGAMALGVLCWNFPSAQTFLGDGGSTLLGYLFASHLLTIILPVLNTQGIGKLFALFVLFGGVPLIDTAVAFTRRMLTGHSPFYPDKKHLHHLLISFTGSNVVTVTIMLSLHLFSLAAGLRVYFGMP, from the coding sequence GTGCTTGACGTTAAGCTGTTTCTGTTCGTAATCGCGGGCTTCTTCTGGGGTGGGCTTACCGCTCCTGTCTCGATTAAGCTCGCGGGACTTTACGGGATACTAGACATTCCAGACGCGCGGAAAATCCACAAGGTCAACACTCCCAGAGGCGCGGGGCTGGGCATCTGGCTGGGGTACATGCTGATGTCTGTGCTCATGGCCGACACAATGCCTGCCCTGAAGTTCACGGCTACGGGCGCAACGTTAATCTTCCTGTGCGGCTACCTTGATGACATGTGCTCGCTGTCGCCGTTCCTGCGGCTGGGGCTTCACCTGATTGCTTCATCCCTCGTAATCCTTCCCCTGAACCTCAACATCCTCGTGAGTGCTCTGGCGATAGTGTGGATTGCGGGCGTAACGAGCGCGTACAACCTCATTGACGGAATGAACGGCCTGTGTATCTCGCTGTTCATGGCCTCGTCGGTTGCGCTGTTCTTTCTGGGGCGGTCATACGCCGGAGTGTACACGGGGGCAATGGCGTTGGGCGTGCTGTGCTGGAACTTTCCGAGTGCACAGACATTTCTTGGGGACGGAGGAAGCACGTTGCTGGGGTATCTTTTCGCCTCGCACCTGCTCACGATAATTCTCCCTGTCCTGAACACTCAGGGCATCGGGAAACTGTTTGCGTTGTTCGTGCTGTTCGGAGGAGTGCCGCTGATAGACACTGCGGTAGCGTTCACGCGTAGGATGCTGACGGGGCACTCGCCGTTCTACCCTGACAAGAAGCACCTTCACCACCTCCTGATTTCGTTCACGGGCTCGAACGTCGTAACCGTAACAATAATGCTGAGCCTTCACCTGTTCTCGTTAGCGGCGGGATTGAGGGTATATTTTGGGATGCCATGA
- the upp gene encoding uracil phosphoribosyltransferase, which translates to MKIAIGCDHAGYVLKEPVISFLRTRNIDIIDCGALEYDKDDGYPEPAFKVGAAIADETADAGVLMCGTGYGISIAANKVPGIRAVACFSPESARIAKAHNGINVLALGGRETKPEDVPAILSAWLDTPFEGGRHLLRLENIAKTEKATLNIHGQEGGRVTIFNHPLIQHKVGIIRSVDTSVKQFRELLNEITGLMVYEITRTLPLTAKEITTPIQKTTVHTIEGRKMAIIPVLRAGLGMVDGILQIVPNCKVGHIGLYRDEKTLKPVEYYCKLPFDIEERDIFVLDPMLATGGSSSAAIELVKKRGGKRISLVCLIAAPEGIERVRKDHPDVNIFSAALDSHLNEHGYIVPGLGDAGDRLFGTK; encoded by the coding sequence ATGAAAATTGCAATAGGATGCGACCATGCCGGTTATGTCCTCAAAGAGCCGGTAATAAGTTTTCTGCGCACACGTAATATAGACATCATCGACTGTGGAGCTCTCGAGTACGACAAGGACGACGGCTACCCCGAGCCCGCCTTCAAGGTAGGAGCCGCAATCGCTGACGAGACGGCCGACGCAGGGGTTCTTATGTGCGGGACGGGTTACGGCATCTCAATCGCCGCCAACAAAGTGCCCGGTATCCGTGCGGTAGCGTGTTTCTCACCCGAGAGCGCACGCATCGCCAAAGCCCACAACGGCATCAACGTCCTTGCGCTCGGAGGACGCGAGACGAAGCCCGAAGACGTGCCCGCGATACTTTCTGCGTGGCTTGATACGCCGTTCGAGGGAGGAAGACACCTCCTGCGGCTCGAGAACATCGCCAAGACCGAGAAGGCTACCCTGAACATTCACGGCCAAGAAGGCGGACGGGTAACAATCTTCAACCACCCGCTTATTCAGCACAAGGTCGGAATAATCAGGAGCGTAGATACGAGCGTAAAGCAGTTCCGCGAGCTCCTCAACGAGATTACGGGTCTGATGGTGTACGAGATTACGCGCACGCTGCCTCTGACTGCGAAGGAGATAACTACCCCCATCCAGAAGACGACCGTTCACACGATAGAGGGCCGCAAGATGGCGATAATCCCTGTTCTCCGCGCTGGTCTGGGAATGGTTGACGGCATCCTTCAGATTGTGCCTAACTGCAAGGTCGGACACATAGGGCTTTACCGCGACGAGAAGACCTTGAAGCCGGTAGAGTATTACTGCAAGCTGCCTTTCGACATCGAGGAGAGAGATATATTCGTGCTTGACCCGATGCTTGCGACGGGCGGGAGTTCCTCTGCGGCCATCGAGCTCGTCAAGAAGCGCGGCGGAAAGAGGATTTCGCTTGTGTGCCTGATAGCCGCACCCGAAGGCATCGAGCGCGTCCGCAAGGATCATCCCGACGTAAACATCTTCAGCGCGGCACTGGACAGCCACCTGAACGAACACGGCTACATCGTGCCCGGCTTGGGTGATGCCGGAGACCGGCTTTTCGGGACAAAGTAG
- the rpsO gene encoding 30S ribosomal protein S15 — MIQKDKKQAVIAEFRTHETDTGSPEVQIAVLTERIRELTEHLKVHKKDFHSRRGLLKMVGSRRRLLRYLMNKDFNRYRSLIERLGLRH; from the coding sequence ATGATCCAGAAGGACAAGAAACAGGCAGTTATTGCCGAGTTCAGGACGCACGAGACGGACACAGGTTCGCCGGAAGTTCAGATAGCAGTGCTCACGGAACGCATCAGGGAACTCACCGAGCACCTCAAAGTCCACAAGAAGGACTTTCACTCACGCAGGGGACTGCTCAAGATGGTAGGTTCGAGGCGCAGGCTTCTCCGCTACCTCATGAACAAGGACTTCAACCGCTACAGGTCGCTTATCGAGCGTCTCGGCTTAAGGCACTAG
- the rpmE gene encoding 50S ribosomal protein L31, with translation MAKKGIHPEYQECKVTCACGNTFMTRSTMKEIRVGVCSACHPFYTGKRGRVLTEAGRLEKFQKKYQGINYGQTTNV, from the coding sequence ATGGCGAAGAAAGGTATTCATCCTGAGTATCAGGAATGCAAGGTTACATGCGCTTGCGGAAACACCTTCATGACACGTTCAACGATGAAGGAAATCCGCGTAGGAGTTTGCTCAGCCTGCCACCCGTTCTACACGGGCAAGAGAGGACGCGTACTGACTGAGGCCGGCCGCCTTGAGAAGTTCCAGAAGAAATATCAGGGCATCAATTACGGCCAGACGACCAACGTTTAA
- a CDS encoding FAD-dependent thymidylate synthase encodes MQTTLLAYTPNPDELVAAAARICYRDTTAAELLKGEGEKLSRSLIADLFRSGHTSTFEHVSFTFGVDGLSRTASHQLVRHRLASFSQQSQRYVKMTADPEAVVVPPSVKENPEALRVFQEAVRASQEAYAELIALGVPKEDARFILPHGHTTRLVLTMNARELHHFFSLRLCRRAQWEIHELARQMLALCREKAPVLFEKAGPRCIFGRCEEARTCGKPYRDMEELLRE; translated from the coding sequence ATGCAGACAACATTATTAGCTTACACACCGAACCCTGATGAGCTGGTAGCTGCCGCCGCGAGAATATGTTACCGCGACACAACAGCCGCTGAGCTCCTTAAGGGTGAAGGGGAAAAATTATCCCGCAGTCTCATCGCCGACCTGTTCAGGAGCGGGCACACCTCGACGTTCGAGCATGTCAGCTTCACGTTCGGGGTTGACGGGCTCAGCAGAACAGCATCACACCAGCTCGTGAGGCACAGGCTAGCGAGCTTCAGCCAGCAGAGCCAGCGTTACGTCAAGATGACAGCTGACCCTGAAGCGGTAGTTGTTCCGCCGAGCGTAAAGGAGAACCCCGAAGCGTTGAGGGTGTTTCAGGAGGCGGTCAGGGCATCGCAGGAAGCCTACGCAGAGCTGATTGCGCTGGGAGTGCCGAAAGAGGACGCGCGCTTCATCCTTCCTCACGGCCACACAACACGCCTCGTGCTCACCATGAATGCACGGGAGCTTCATCACTTCTTCAGCTTGAGGCTGTGCAGAAGGGCTCAGTGGGAGATTCACGAGCTCGCTCGGCAGATGCTTGCACTGTGCAGGGAGAAAGCCCCCGTACTGTTCGAGAAGGCCGGGCCAAGATGCATTTTCGGACGGTGCGAAGAAGCTAGAACTTGCGGGAAACCGTATAGAGACATGGAGGAGTTGTTACGTGAATAG
- a CDS encoding DUF1385 domain-containing protein, with protein MKGKELWGLAVRRPNGDIFTENWPHSSRTQRMPYKLPFIRGVVVMCEMMATGFKALSRSAEVALEEEQEQLTFKDMLLSVLVAVAAVGGLFIALPLWLAGKIATQPLYVNITEGVLRAVIFIGYVAVIGMWADIRQVFRYHGAEHKTINAWEHGLEMTPENIMTCSRIHPRCGTSFLLIAVIVSIIVFSPVKTLIAGENFALQVLARIVLIPLVIGISYELIRLASNSGKVGLCVIAPFLSLQYLTTREPDIHQAEVALASLNTALNGGANA; from the coding sequence ATGAAGGGTAAAGAGTTGTGGGGCTTGGCCGTACGCCGTCCCAACGGAGACATCTTCACCGAAAACTGGCCTCACTCTTCACGCACGCAGAGAATGCCCTACAAGCTCCCGTTCATTCGCGGAGTAGTCGTGATGTGCGAGATGATGGCTACGGGCTTCAAGGCGTTATCACGCTCCGCTGAAGTCGCACTCGAGGAGGAACAAGAACAGCTCACCTTCAAGGATATGCTGTTGTCCGTGCTGGTCGCTGTGGCGGCTGTAGGGGGGCTGTTCATCGCACTTCCTCTGTGGCTCGCAGGGAAGATTGCTACTCAGCCGCTCTACGTCAACATCACAGAAGGAGTGTTGAGGGCGGTAATCTTCATCGGTTACGTCGCGGTCATAGGGATGTGGGCGGACATAAGGCAGGTGTTCAGGTATCACGGAGCGGAGCACAAGACAATCAACGCATGGGAGCACGGTCTGGAGATGACACCAGAAAACATCATGACGTGTTCAAGGATTCATCCCAGATGCGGGACAAGTTTTCTGCTTATCGCCGTGATTGTGAGCATTATAGTTTTCTCGCCGGTCAAGACGCTCATTGCCGGAGAAAACTTCGCCCTGCAGGTGCTCGCAAGGATTGTGCTTATTCCCCTAGTGATTGGCATATCCTACGAGCTCATCAGGCTCGCGTCGAACAGCGGAAAGGTCGGCCTGTGCGTGATAGCTCCCTTCCTCAGCCTTCAGTACCTGACAACCAGAGAGCCCGACATTCATCAGGCAGAAGTAGCATTAGCATCACTAAATACCGCACTGAACGGAGGCGCAAACGCATGA
- the prfA gene encoding peptide chain release factor 1: protein MNIEPKLQALEQEFAETERKLADPKIVSDLKELQALGKKRAQLEPVVTMYQEYKAAQASIAEARELIKSGDAELEALAREEIAELEPKIEGFTHELTLLLLPQDPNDDKSVIVEIRAGTGGDEATLFAADLFRMYVRFCERQRWKIEVIDSSTNTAGIGGYKEIVFRIDSQGAYSKMKYESGVHRVQRVPVTEAAGRIHTSAATVAVLPEADDVEVEIRPEDLKIDTYRSSGAGGQHVNMTDSAVRITHLPTGIVVTCQDERSQIKNRARAMSYLKTKLYDLEQQKQDSERGSERKGMIGTGDRSERIRTYNFPQNRITDHRINLTLYKLESYLDGDLYEMMDAMLLAEQTQKLQDLDG, encoded by the coding sequence ATGAACATAGAACCGAAACTGCAGGCATTAGAGCAGGAGTTCGCGGAGACGGAGAGGAAGTTAGCAGACCCGAAGATAGTTTCTGACTTGAAGGAGCTTCAGGCACTCGGGAAGAAGCGCGCACAGCTTGAACCCGTCGTAACGATGTATCAGGAGTACAAGGCCGCCCAAGCCTCGATAGCCGAAGCACGGGAGCTCATAAAGTCCGGCGACGCTGAGCTTGAGGCATTGGCGCGTGAAGAAATCGCCGAGCTTGAGCCGAAGATTGAGGGCTTCACGCATGAACTTACACTGCTCCTGCTCCCTCAAGACCCCAACGACGACAAGAGCGTAATCGTGGAGATTAGGGCAGGAACAGGCGGAGACGAGGCTACGTTGTTTGCGGCTGACCTCTTCAGAATGTACGTGCGGTTCTGCGAACGCCAGCGGTGGAAGATTGAGGTCATCGACAGCTCAACCAACACTGCGGGAATCGGGGGGTACAAGGAGATAGTGTTCAGGATAGATTCGCAGGGAGCGTACAGCAAAATGAAGTACGAGAGCGGGGTTCACCGAGTGCAGAGAGTGCCTGTTACTGAGGCGGCAGGACGCATTCACACGAGCGCGGCAACTGTTGCGGTACTGCCTGAGGCTGACGACGTGGAGGTCGAGATTCGCCCCGAAGACCTAAAGATAGACACGTACCGTTCAAGCGGCGCAGGAGGACAGCACGTCAACATGACGGACAGCGCAGTACGCATCACGCACCTTCCGACGGGGATTGTTGTTACGTGCCAGGACGAACGCTCGCAGATTAAGAACCGCGCACGTGCAATGAGCTACCTCAAGACGAAGCTCTACGACCTCGAACAGCAGAAGCAGGACAGCGAGAGAGGCTCTGAGCGCAAGGGCATGATTGGCACGGGCGACAGGAGCGAGCGCATCAGAACCTACAACTTCCCGCAGAACAGGATAACCGACCACCGCATTAACCTCACGCTGTACAAGCTGGAGAGCTACCTTGACGGTGATTTGTATGAGATGATGGACGCAATGCTTCTCGCCGAACAGACACAGAAACTTCAGGACCTTGACGGCTAG
- a CDS encoding peptide chain release factor N(5)-glutamine methyltransferase, with translation MTARQEALWLKAFALGLTNSQVMARESFSPEEEARVAEVMRRRESGEPLQYIMGEADFWGRDFCVGKGVLIPRHDTETLIEAVKRQIARSEEFTFVDWGTGSGCIAVTLLLEYPNARAFMLENSREASCYARLNLERYNLTHRAELLSSAEDIPPCKLLVSNPPYIPSAEIDGLMRDVKDYEPRSALDGGTDGMKFYGEIFTLAEKLSCELVVLEIGSLSQVKSFSRKFVLCDKVYDGGGFPRSLAFRRRNKHEEEDG, from the coding sequence TTGACGGCTAGGCAGGAAGCCTTGTGGCTGAAGGCTTTTGCGCTTGGCCTGACGAACTCACAGGTTATGGCGCGGGAGAGCTTTTCGCCGGAAGAAGAAGCGAGGGTTGCGGAGGTCATGAGGCGGCGTGAGAGTGGAGAGCCCCTCCAGTACATCATGGGTGAGGCTGACTTCTGGGGAAGAGATTTTTGTGTGGGGAAAGGCGTGCTGATTCCCAGACATGACACGGAGACGCTCATTGAGGCGGTAAAGCGGCAGATAGCTCGCTCGGAAGAGTTCACGTTCGTTGACTGGGGGACGGGCTCGGGGTGCATTGCCGTAACGTTGTTGCTGGAGTACCCGAATGCCCGCGCCTTCATGCTCGAGAACAGCAGAGAGGCTTCATGTTACGCCCGCCTCAACCTCGAACGCTACAATCTTACCCACAGGGCAGAACTGCTCTCTTCCGCAGAGGACATCCCGCCCTGCAAGCTCCTCGTCAGCAACCCGCCCTACATCCCTTCAGCGGAGATTGACGGCCTGATGAGAGACGTGAAAGATTACGAGCCCCGCAGTGCCCTCGACGGCGGAACGGACGGCATGAAGTTTTACGGGGAGATTTTCACGCTCGCGGAAAAATTGTCGTGTGAACTTGTTGTGCTTGAAATAGGTAGCCTCTCTCAGGTAAAATCATTCAGCAGAAAGTTTGTGCTGTGCGATAAGGTCTACGACGGCGGAGGTTTTCCGAGAAGCCTAGCGTTCAGGAGGAGGAATAAGCATGAAGAAGAGGACGGCTGA
- a CDS encoding prepilin-type N-terminal cleavage/methylation domain-containing protein: MKKRTAETLVEVIMAMTVFAVMMSGLFDFMANQTLNLAYIKDRETMLYYAKKWLASNDVGITEADGVITFSSADDALTVTLNGKTSLTFSTK; this comes from the coding sequence ATGAAGAAGAGGACGGCTGAAACGTTGGTTGAGGTGATTATGGCGATGACGGTGTTTGCTGTGATGATGTCGGGACTGTTCGACTTCATGGCCAACCAGACGCTGAACCTCGCCTACATCAAGGACAGAGAGACGATGCTCTACTACGCGAAGAAGTGGCTGGCCAGCAATGACGTGGGCATAACGGAGGCTGACGGGGTAATCACGTTCTCGTCGGCGGATGATGCTTTGACCGTAACGCTGAACGGCAAAACGTCGCTGACTTTCAGCACGAAGTAA
- a CDS encoding chemotaxis protein CheV produces the protein MEEKKTVAAASRKWEVVVFRLGKDLFAINVNKTREILRWTGYRPIPSKIPAFLGITTLRGATLPLIDLRIFLGISSTVPTEQTKVMVAEFNDIKLGFLVDGVERIRQVNAEDLDSSKMRGVSLKWVLYIIKRDERNILLLDYEAIIQETAPAVAEHMFDQDKLGTYHRQIGHVEDFHILVADDSPLLRQQTCDVLKQSGFSSIYPVKDGVEARKLLLDQGENFDLLVSDIEMPLLDGLSLVETLRQDPKTENMPVILFSSIMVKDLLDRAESLKIVHVLKPDVYKLVESVVKIYRDCKNNRNY, from the coding sequence ATGGAAGAAAAGAAAACTGTAGCAGCTGCCAGCCGTAAATGGGAAGTCGTCGTGTTCCGGCTGGGCAAAGACTTATTCGCTATCAACGTCAACAAGACACGGGAAATCTTGCGCTGGACAGGATACCGGCCTATACCCTCAAAGATACCGGCATTCTTGGGCATCACGACGCTGAGAGGAGCAACCCTCCCGCTTATCGACCTGCGCATATTTCTGGGTATATCGTCCACCGTTCCGACGGAGCAGACAAAAGTCATGGTAGCAGAGTTCAACGACATAAAGCTGGGGTTTTTGGTCGACGGAGTGGAGCGCATCCGTCAGGTCAACGCCGAAGACCTCGACAGCTCGAAGATGCGGGGAGTGTCGCTGAAGTGGGTTCTGTACATCATCAAGCGTGATGAGCGGAACATCTTGCTTCTGGACTACGAGGCGATAATTCAGGAGACAGCCCCTGCGGTAGCTGAGCACATGTTCGACCAGGACAAGCTGGGAACGTATCACCGCCAGATTGGGCACGTTGAGGACTTCCACATACTTGTTGCGGATGACAGCCCGCTGTTGCGACAGCAGACGTGCGATGTGCTTAAGCAGTCGGGGTTCTCGAGCATTTACCCAGTGAAAGACGGCGTAGAAGCCAGAAAGTTACTGCTTGACCAAGGGGAGAACTTCGACCTGTTGGTGTCGGACATAGAGATGCCGTTGCTGGACGGGCTGAGCCTCGTTGAGACATTGAGGCAGGACCCCAAGACCGAGAACATGCCGGTGATACTTTTCTCGTCGATAATGGTGAAGGACTTGCTTGACCGTGCGGAGAGCCTGAAGATTGTGCACGTGCTGAAGCCTGATGTGTATAAGCTGGTAGAAAGTGTCGTGAAGATTTACCGGGACTGCAAGAACAACAGGAACTATTGA
- a CDS encoding 4Fe-4S binding protein, whose protein sequence is MIRRIINIDEAKCNGCGLCARACHEGAIDIVDGKARLARESFCDGLGDCLPECPAGAITFEEREAPEYDAVAVERSKVARAMMAQGIQWPIQIKLVPVNAAFFEGADLLVAADCTGYVYRNIHDEFMKGRVTLIACPKLDGVNYAEKLSQIFALNDIRSVTLLRMEVPCCGGMQRMIQEALNTCGKEIPFRTVIVSRDGRT, encoded by the coding sequence ATGATAAGACGGATAATTAACATCGACGAGGCCAAGTGCAACGGCTGCGGGCTGTGTGCTCGTGCCTGTCATGAGGGAGCAATAGACATCGTTGACGGCAAGGCCAGACTTGCGCGGGAAAGTTTCTGCGACGGGCTCGGAGACTGTCTGCCGGAATGCCCCGCAGGTGCGATAACCTTCGAGGAGCGCGAAGCCCCCGAGTACGATGCTGTTGCGGTTGAACGCTCGAAGGTTGCGCGCGCAATGATGGCGCAGGGTATTCAGTGGCCGATACAGATTAAGCTCGTGCCCGTTAATGCGGCGTTCTTTGAGGGGGCTGACTTGCTGGTTGCCGCTGACTGCACAGGGTACGTGTACAGGAACATTCACGACGAGTTCATGAAGGGACGCGTTACGCTGATTGCGTGCCCGAAGCTCGACGGGGTGAACTACGCAGAGAAGCTCAGCCAGATTTTCGCGCTCAACGACATCAGGAGCGTTACCCTGCTGAGAATGGAAGTTCCGTGCTGTGGCGGAATGCAGAGGATGATTCAGGAAGCGTTGAACACGTGCGGGAAGGAGATACCGTTCAGGACAGTGATAGTTTCCCGCGATGGGAGAACGTAA
- the thpR gene encoding RNA 2',3'-cyclic phosphodiesterase produces the protein MSELIRAFVAVKMPGNCADTLENFLADLRPLAPIRWMRREQFHITLKFLGELPREVIEQVKDALEPLKHFEPFTVGLDYIGAFPNLNAPRVLWLGGKEGASELGRIARKVDEVLSEEAGLEREARKFRAHMTLARLKDSRLPEELVRELGEVPALSFTCGELYPMRSQLTPRGPVYSELM, from the coding sequence ATGTCTGAGCTTATACGTGCATTCGTCGCCGTGAAGATGCCGGGGAACTGCGCGGACACGCTGGAGAACTTCCTTGCGGACTTGCGGCCTCTCGCGCCGATACGCTGGATGAGGCGGGAACAGTTCCACATAACGCTGAAGTTTCTCGGCGAGCTTCCTCGTGAGGTGATAGAGCAGGTCAAGGACGCGTTAGAGCCCCTGAAACACTTTGAGCCTTTCACCGTAGGGCTGGACTATATAGGCGCGTTCCCCAACCTCAATGCTCCGCGCGTTTTGTGGCTCGGCGGAAAAGAAGGCGCGTCGGAACTTGGCCGGATTGCACGGAAGGTTGACGAGGTGCTGAGTGAGGAGGCGGGGCTTGAACGTGAGGCACGGAAATTCCGGGCACACATGACGCTTGCTCGCCTGAAGGACTCCCGTCTGCCTGAAGAGTTGGTGAGGGAGCTGGGGGAAGTTCCGGCGTTGTCGTTCACGTGCGGGGAACTGTACCCGATGAGGAGCCAGCTCACTCCTAGAGGGCCGGTGTACTCGGAGCTGATGTGA